One region of Malania oleifera isolate guangnan ecotype guangnan chromosome 6, ASM2987363v1, whole genome shotgun sequence genomic DNA includes:
- the LOC131157019 gene encoding phosphatidylinositol 4-kinase gamma 4-like, whose protein sequence is MSVADVALSPIRKESVHSSGYFHSRLCSSSSDSILIYLTMSGSVIPMRVFESDSIASVKLRIQTCKGFVVRKQKLVYGGRELARNDSLIKDYGVSSGNVLHLVLRLSDLLVITVRTTCGEELEFHVDRNRNIGYLKQRIAKKVKGFVDLEDQDLFCNGEKLDDERLIDDISGNNDAVVHLVVQKSAKVRAKPIEKDFELSVVAPNPNERRDGRVDVEDNQPKELPLVAKQPQRRDFWLEPIIVNPKIKLPSVIWNLINSTSNGLKKGNQPIRSSVGSGGAYLMQDSLGHNYVSVFKPIDEEPLAVNNPQGLPVSLDGEGLKKGTKVGEGAFREVAAYILDHPRSGPRSFTGEEIGFAGVPPTAMVQCLHQGFNHPEGYRGLPENVKIGSLQMFMKNDGSCEDMGPRDFPVEEVHKISVFDMRMANADRHAGNILLTRDEDGRTVLIPIDHGYCLPENFEDCTFDWLYWPQARQPYSPDTIDYIKSLDAEKDIELLKFYGWELPPECARTLRISTMLLKKGAARGLTPFSIGSIMCRETLNKSSRIEDIIGEARDSVLPGMSEAAFLETVSLIMDSHLDKLAK, encoded by the exons ATGTCTGTTGCTGATGTAGCTTTGAGCCCGATTCGCAAAGAGTCGGTGCATTCTTCTGGTTATTTCCATAGCCGGCTCTGTTCTAGCTCCAGCGATTCGATCTTGATATACCTCACAATGTCCGGTTCCGTGATCCCGATGCGTGTGTTTGAGTCTGATTCGATAGCATCAGTGAAGCTTAGGATTCAGACATGTAAAGGGTTTGTAGTGAGGAAGCAGAAGCTAGTTTATGGGGGAAGAGAGTTGGCCCGGAACGATTCTCTCATCAAGGATTATGGTGTGAGCAGTGGCAATGTTTTGCACCTGGTTCTCAGGCTCTCCGATCTCCTTGTCATTACTGTTAGGACGACTTGTGGAGAGGAACTTGAGTTTCATGTGGATCGGAATCGGAACATCGGGTATCTCAAGCAGCGGATTGCCAAGAAGGTGAAGGGCTTTGTCGATCTCGAGGATCAAGACCTTTTCTGCAATGGTGAGAAGCTGGACGACGAGAGACTTATTGATGATATATCTGGGAATAATGATGCTGTGGTTCACCTTGTGGTTCAGAAATCTGCAAAAGTAAGAGCCAAGCCCATTGAGAAAGATTTTGAGCTTTCTGTTGTGGCACCAAATCCGAATGAGAGGAGAGATGGAAGGGTAGATGTAGAAGATAACCAACCTAAGGAGCTTCCACTAGTGGCTAAGCAGCCGCAGCGGAGAGATTTCTGGTTGGAACCAATCATTGTCAATCCCAAGATTAAGCTGCCTTCAGTAATTTGGAATTTGATCAATTCTACATCTAATGGTTTGAAGAAAGGAAACCAACCAATCAGATCATCTGTGGGATCAGGAGGAGCATATTTGATGCAAGATTCCTTGGGTCATAACTATGTTTCTGTTTTTAAACCCATCGATGAGGAACCCCTAGCAGTTAATAACCCTCAGGGACTACCGGTGTCATTGGACGGTGAAGGGCTAAAGAAGGGGACAAAGGTAGGAGAAGGTGCATTTAGGGAAGTCGCAGCATACATTCTGGATCACCCCAGGAGTGGGCCTCGTTCATTTACGGGTGAGGAGATTGGCTTTGCAGGGGTGCCCCCAACTGCTATGGTTCAGTGCCTGCATCAAGGTTTTAACCATCCGGAAGGGTACCGGGGCTTGCCAGAAAATGTTAAGATCGGGTCCTTACAGATGTTCATGAAGAATGATGGGAGTTGCGAGGACATGGGTCCTCGAGATTTCCCAGTGGAGGAGGTCCATAAGATCAGCGTGTTTGATATGAGGATGGCAAATGCAGATAGGCATGCTGGCAATATTCTGCTGACCAGAGATGAGGACGGCCGAACTGTGCTTATCCCAATCGATCATGGCTACTGCCTGCCCGAGAAT TTTGAAGATTGCACGTTTGATTGGCTTTATTGGCCTCAAGCTCGGCAGCCATACTCCCCCGACACTATTGACTACATAAAATCACTGGATGCAGAAAAGGATATCGAGCTTCTGAAATTTTATGGGTGGGAACTCCCTCCCGAATGCGCCCGGACGCTTCGTATCTCCACCATGCTTCTGAAGAAAGGGGCAGCCAGAGGCCTCACCCCCTTTTCCATTGGGAGCATCATGTGCAGAGAAACCCTGAACAAGTCATCCAGGATTGAGGATATAATTGGCGAGGCTCGGGATTCTGTGCTTCCTGGAATGAGCGAAGCTGCGTTTCTCGAAACTGTCTCCCTCATCATGGATTCCCATCTCGACAAGCTTGCGAAATAA